In Firmicutes bacterium ASF500, a single genomic region encodes these proteins:
- the radA_2 gene encoding DNA repair protein RadA, which translates to MNKLKLLTISDIPTEEVRWLWYPYFPRGKITIVQGDPGEGKTTFVLALAALLTRGLPMPGDTESLPPMSIIYQTAEDGLADTVKPRLTALGADCSRVLVIDESEHELTLSDWRLAQALQETGAGLLVLDPIQAYLGEGVDMHRANEVRPIFKRLGQLAEQTGCAIVLVGHMNKMQGAKSAYRGLGSIDFRAAARSVLLVGRSKDDPETRVVVHDKSSLAPEGASILFSLHSDTGFSWSGFCDTTASELLSGSGPGVTKTEQAERLLLELLKGGEVASEELLKQSSALGISERTLKIAKQNRGVISLRRGDRWYAKLPDTG; encoded by the coding sequence TTGAACAAATTGAAACTGCTCACTATAAGTGACATTCCAACGGAAGAAGTACGGTGGCTCTGGTACCCGTATTTCCCCAGAGGCAAGATTACCATTGTCCAAGGCGACCCCGGCGAGGGCAAAACCACTTTCGTTCTGGCGCTGGCGGCTCTGCTTACACGGGGGCTGCCGATGCCGGGAGACACCGAGAGCCTGCCGCCCATGAGCATCATCTACCAGACGGCGGAGGACGGTCTGGCGGATACAGTGAAACCACGGCTCACAGCGCTGGGCGCAGACTGTTCCCGTGTGCTGGTCATCGACGAGAGTGAGCATGAACTGACACTGAGCGACTGGCGTCTTGCCCAGGCGCTTCAGGAGACCGGAGCAGGACTGTTAGTCCTCGACCCCATCCAGGCGTATCTGGGAGAGGGTGTGGATATGCACCGGGCCAACGAGGTGCGCCCCATCTTCAAGCGGCTGGGGCAGTTGGCGGAGCAGACCGGCTGTGCCATTGTGCTGGTGGGACACATGAACAAAATGCAGGGCGCCAAGTCTGCGTATCGAGGTCTGGGTTCCATTGACTTCCGGGCGGCGGCGCGGAGCGTACTGCTGGTGGGGCGCTCCAAGGATGACCCCGAAACCCGAGTGGTGGTACACGACAAGAGCAGTCTGGCTCCGGAGGGGGCGTCCATTTTGTTTTCTCTGCATTCAGATACAGGTTTTTCCTGGAGCGGGTTTTGCGATACCACCGCCAGCGAACTCCTCTCCGGCAGCGGCCCCGGTGTGACCAAGACAGAACAGGCGGAGCGTCTACTGTTGGAGCTGCTGAAAGGTGGTGAGGTCGCTTCTGAAGAACTGCTGAAACAGTCCTCTGCCCTTGGCATCTCTGAGCGAACACTGAAGATCGCCAAGCAGAACCGTGGCGTGATCTCCCTCCGAAGGGGCGACCGCTGGTATGCCAAGCTGCCGGACACAGGTTAA
- the hrb gene encoding High molecular weight rubredoxin produces the protein MDNKVMYSLSYGLFVLSARQGDKDNGCITNTAIQVTTDPNRIVIAVNKSNYTHDMVKETGRFTVSVLSEEAKFELFKRFGFQSGRDVDKFAGFEAYVKKDADGIPYVTQGTNAWLSCKVVSATDLGTHTLFLADVLDGGVLSSAPSATYSYYQAHIKPKPGAAAPSEKKRWVCKVCGYVYEGDELPADYICPWCKHPASDFELLA, from the coding sequence ATGGACAACAAGGTCATGTATTCCCTGAGCTACGGTCTGTTTGTGCTGTCCGCCCGTCAGGGGGACAAGGACAACGGCTGTATCACCAACACCGCCATCCAGGTGACCACCGACCCCAACCGCATCGTCATCGCCGTGAACAAGAGCAACTACACCCACGACATGGTGAAGGAGACCGGCCGGTTCACCGTCTCCGTCCTGTCGGAGGAGGCGAAGTTTGAGCTTTTCAAGCGCTTCGGCTTCCAGTCAGGCCGGGACGTGGACAAGTTCGCCGGCTTTGAGGCTTATGTCAAAAAGGACGCCGACGGCATTCCCTACGTCACCCAGGGGACCAACGCCTGGCTGAGCTGCAAGGTGGTGTCCGCCACCGACCTGGGCACCCACACCCTCTTCCTGGCCGACGTGCTGGACGGCGGCGTCCTCTCCAGCGCCCCCAGCGCCACCTACAGCTATTATCAGGCCCACATCAAGCCCAAGCCCGGCGCGGCGGCCCCCAGTGAGAAAAAGCGCTGGGTGTGCAAGGTCTGCGGCTACGTCTATGAGGGCGACGAGCTGCCCGCCGACTATATCTGCCCCTGGTGCAAGCACCCGGCCTCTGACTTCGAGCTTCTGGCATAA
- the blaI_1 gene encoding Penicillinase repressor: MDNINLTNSEWYVLDCLWERSPMTVMELVAALGDRLGWAKSTTITTLRRMEDKGLVHCDLEGRTKHYTPMVSRDRAARRETRSFLDKVYRGSVGLMMSALAEDQALSKAEIDELYEILRKAEEGEL; encoded by the coding sequence ATGGACAACATCAATCTGACCAACAGCGAGTGGTATGTATTAGACTGCCTGTGGGAGAGGTCGCCCATGACGGTGATGGAGCTGGTGGCGGCGCTGGGTGACCGGCTGGGCTGGGCCAAGAGCACCACCATCACCACTCTGCGGCGGATGGAGGACAAGGGACTGGTCCACTGCGACCTGGAGGGCCGGACGAAACACTACACCCCGATGGTGTCCAGGGACCGGGCGGCGCGCCGGGAGACCCGGTCCTTCCTGGACAAGGTGTATCGGGGCAGCGTGGGGCTGATGATGTCCGCCTTGGCGGAGGATCAGGCCCTGTCCAAGGCGGAAATTGACGAACTGTATGAGATTTTGCGAAAAGCGGAGGAGGGAGAACTATGA